One region of Strongyloides ratti genome assembly S_ratti_ED321, chromosome : X genomic DNA includes:
- a CDS encoding Immunoglobulin subtype 2 domain and Immunoglobulin subtype domain and Immunoglobulin-like domain and Immunoglobulin I-set domain and Immunoglobulin-like fold domain-containing protein encodes MRQKIWKNFIFYIIYIIGFSIHLWSQEILNKGETYFVKNGDSLELLCHIKNVIKLTNDESISVAWSQGQDTGLIASDMDIQDESGRYDVSMDQDYYKLIIPSVTIADDKKTFVCTSYSEGAPYQITHNVFIGEPPTATIIGKEDKTIAEGEEFVLECQVSGIPLPKVQWLYEDKELPKGVETIENKLIFKKAKYQFAGNYKCIANNNIGNASVQSKINIVDASKAIELPIEMKEHVKIYDKSEQITSEFGKELNLSCKYTAYPEASVLWTFNGRPLDDMVNENITKIFAYQEEKYTFSVLNINTFQISNIGQYKCNVVNGKGGNESKIINVIPIIPQIDINVGCNTLYFETTFKGDIKKLRLYWKTPLSSNFSVIEIDKEDFSVLKQHSNGISGAVELSQYGITKNHLINFEAILESTEYGDFKSLKQVTSYIFDEKNPGKIGSSKEYLKCFDLDTEPSSGNRNYILLTKTFISALLFIAFGILM; translated from the exons ATGAGACAAAAGATttggaaaaattttattttttatatcatttatattattggaTTTTCAATTCATTTATGGAGtcaagaaattttaaataagggagaaacatattttgttaaaaatggTGATAGTCTTGAATTGTTAtgtcatattaaaaatgttatcaaaTTGACAAATGATGAAAGTATTTCTGTTGCATGGTCACAGGGTCAAGATACTGGTTTAATTGCTTCTGATATGGATATTCAAGATGAATCAGGAAGATATGATGTTTCAATGGATCAAGATTATTATAAACTTATAATTCCATCAGTTACTATTGctgatgataaaaaaacatttgtaTGTACAAGTTACTCTGAAGGTGCACCATATCAAATTACtcataatgtttttattggTGAACCACCTACTGCTACAATTATTGGTAAGGAGGATAAGACAATTGCTGAAGGAGAGGAATTTGTTCTTGAATGTCAGGTTTCAGGCATACCACTTCCTAAAGTACAATGGTTATATGAG gaTAAAGAATTACCAAAAGGTGTAGAaacaatagaaaataaacttatttttaagaaagctaaatatcaatttgctggaaattataaatgtattgcaaataataatataggAAATGCTTCTGTTCAATCAAAGATTAATATTGTTG aTGCATCAAAAGCAATTGAATTACCAATTGAGATGAAGg aacatgtaaaaatatatgataaatctGAACAAATTACTTCTGAATTTGgaaaagaattaaatttatcatgtAAATATACAGCATACCCAGAAGCATCTGTTTTATGGACTTTTAATGGTAGACCCCTTGAT gatatggtaaatgaaaatataacaaaaatatttgccTATCAAGAAGAGAAATATACATTTTCTgttttaaacattaatacTTTTCAAATTTCTAATATAGGGCAATATAAATGTAATGTTGTAAATGGAAAAGGAGGAAAtgaatcaaaaattattaatgttatacCTATTATACCACAAATAGATATAAATGTTGGTTGtaatactttatattttgagACAACATTTAAAggagatattaaaaaattacgtTTATATTGGAAAACACCATTATCTTCCAATTTTAGTGTTATTGAAATTGATAAAGAAGATTTTTCAGTATTAAAACAACATTCTAATGGTATTTCTGGTGCTGTTGAGTTATCACAATATGGTATAactaaaaatcatttaattaattttgaagCTATTCTTGAATCAACAGAATATGGTgattttaaatcattaaaacaagttacatcatatatttttgatgaaaaaaatccTGGAAAAATAGGAAGTTCTAAAGAATATTTGAAATGTTTTGATTTAGATACAGAACCATCTTCTGGAAATCGCAATTATATTCTTCTTACAAAAACATTTATCAGTGCCTTATTATTCATTGCATTTGGTATACTTATGTAG